A portion of the Sporomusaceae bacterium FL31 genome contains these proteins:
- the fliP gene encoding flagellar biosynthetic protein FliP, giving the protein MYKQRYVVAIIAALLVLFYSPATLFAAPLIPIPSVNVGVESANNPKDVALSLQILLTLTILSLAPSILIMMTSFVRIIVVLSFLRSALATQQMPPNQVLIGLALFLTFFTMSPYLDQANKNGLQPYLNGVITQEAAIDESLKPMREFMFKQTRENDLALFVNLSEVQRPNSPEDVPTTTLIPAFVISELKTAFQIGFMIYIPFIVIDMVVASTLMSMGMMMVPPVMISLPFKILLFILVDGWHLIIKSLINSFN; this is encoded by the coding sequence GTGTATAAACAACGATATGTTGTTGCAATTATTGCGGCATTGCTTGTGCTTTTTTATTCTCCAGCAACATTATTTGCGGCTCCACTCATACCTATTCCAAGTGTTAACGTTGGAGTTGAATCTGCCAATAATCCCAAAGATGTTGCTTTGAGTTTACAGATATTATTGACGCTGACAATATTGTCACTAGCTCCTTCAATTTTAATTATGATGACATCTTTCGTTCGAATCATTGTCGTTCTATCATTTTTGCGAAGTGCATTGGCCACTCAGCAAATGCCGCCAAACCAGGTTCTAATAGGGTTAGCATTATTTCTGACTTTTTTTACAATGTCTCCTTATTTAGACCAAGCAAACAAAAATGGGCTCCAGCCATATCTGAATGGAGTCATTACTCAAGAAGCGGCAATTGATGAAAGCTTAAAGCCAATGCGTGAATTTATGTTCAAGCAGACCCGAGAAAATGATCTAGCGTTATTTGTGAATTTGTCAGAGGTACAACGTCCCAACTCACCTGAGGATGTTCCTACAACCACCTTAATTCCTGCTTTTGTTATCAGTGAATTAAAGACAGCTTTTCAGATTGGATTTATGATTTATATCCCTTTTATCGTTATTGATATGGTTGTTGCAAGTACACTTATGTCAATGGGAATGATGATGGTGCCACCAGTTATGATTTCATTACCGTTTAAAATCCTATTATTTATTCTTGTAGATGGATGGCACTTAATAATTAAATCATTGATCAATAGTTTTAATTGA
- the fliQ gene encoding flagellar biosynthetic protein FliQ — protein MSGDFAVQMGRDALTMVMLVAAPMLGLGLIVGLLVSVFQATTQIQEQTLAFIPKIIAVFVAILIFGPWMLSLLVDYTRGIFVSLPQMIR, from the coding sequence ATGTCAGGTGATTTTGCAGTTCAAATGGGGCGAGATGCTTTGACTATGGTCATGCTGGTTGCAGCACCCATGTTAGGTTTAGGTCTTATCGTAGGTCTTTTAGTCAGTGTATTTCAAGCTACCACCCAAATTCAAGAGCAAACCCTTGCTTTTATCCCCAAAATAATAGCCGTGTTTGTTGCTATCCTAATATTTGGACCATGGATGCTTAGTTTGTTGGTTGACTATACGCGTGGTATTTTTGTTAGTCTGCCACAAATGATTAGATAG
- a CDS encoding response regulator, which produces MAIKVMVVDDAAFMRMMIKDILTKNGYEVVGEAENGLKAIEKYHELKPDLTTMDITMPEMDGIAAVKEIKKADPGAKIIMCSAMGQQAMVIEAIQSGARDFIVKPFQPDRVLEAVRKAVG; this is translated from the coding sequence ATGGCTATAAAGGTAATGGTTGTTGATGATGCCGCTTTTATGAGAATGATGATAAAAGATATTTTAACAAAAAATGGTTATGAAGTTGTTGGTGAGGCTGAAAACGGGTTAAAGGCAATTGAAAAATATCATGAATTAAAGCCAGATCTTACCACAATGGATATTACGATGCCGGAGATGGATGGAATAGCAGCTGTAAAAGAAATAAAAAAGGCTGATCCAGGGGCGAAGATTATTATGTGTAGTGCTATGGGGCAGCAAGCTATGGTAATTGAAGCTATTCAATCTGGTGCTAGAGATTTCATTGTGAAACCGTTCCAACCAGACAGAGTATTAGAAGCTGTTCGTAAAGCTGTTGGATAA
- the fliR gene encoding flagellar biosynthetic protein FliR has product MDLFSAIQTSLGFFLLIFVRISGIFILTPIFGSRNVPVYIKSGLALIISIILFPLIFQSNVNLPDHVFLYVIMLVGELIVGWIIGFASSLVFSAVHMAGQLLDTQVGFGIVNILDPQSGQQVPLIGNFKYILALLVFLVTNSHHLLLAALFSSFKIIPVSGVVFNSSVTEIIVDMVWGIFSIALKISLPVLIAIVLTDVALGILARTMPQMNIFVVGVPGKIIVGIFVLSLALPFYILFLEVAFNGMYHDIYRILANLK; this is encoded by the coding sequence TTGGATTTATTTTCTGCAATACAAACATCATTAGGGTTTTTTTTACTTATTTTTGTCAGGATTAGTGGTATTTTTATTCTCACACCCATCTTTGGCAGCCGTAATGTTCCTGTCTATATCAAGTCGGGATTAGCTTTAATAATTTCCATAATATTATTTCCCCTGATTTTTCAGTCTAATGTGAATTTGCCAGATCATGTTTTTCTATATGTGATTATGTTAGTTGGGGAATTAATTGTTGGCTGGATTATTGGTTTTGCTAGTTCTCTGGTTTTTTCCGCGGTTCATATGGCAGGACAGCTCTTAGATACACAAGTCGGTTTTGGCATTGTAAATATTTTGGATCCACAATCAGGTCAACAGGTTCCCCTAATTGGAAATTTCAAATACATACTGGCTCTTCTTGTATTCTTGGTGACAAATAGTCATCATTTGTTATTAGCAGCCTTGTTTAGCAGTTTTAAAATCATTCCGGTTTCAGGTGTGGTCTTCAATTCGAGTGTTACTGAAATTATTGTAGATATGGTGTGGGGGATTTTTTCAATTGCACTGAAAATTAGCCTGCCTGTTTTAATTGCAATCGTTCTTACAGATGTAGCATTAGGAATACTGGCTCGTACTATGCCGCAAATGAATATCTTTGTAGTCGGTGTGCCGGGCAAAATTATTGTCGGCATTTTTGTTCTATCACTAGCGTTACCTTTTTATATTCTTTTTTTGGAGGTGGCGTTTAATGGCATGTATCATGATATTTACCGAATCTTGGCCAATCTTAAATAA
- a CDS encoding flagellar protein → MSQSEPINLEHILKVNQRLEIMLASTPGAKFTSRIEEVNSQNLVIAMPMSKGQPILLHSGSKFFIRLVLHNAAYQLTCVFIDKRIQPIPIWIVSLPHDIKRIQQRAFVRIDTALPVQWQVITTLEDVPIIKSVTKDISGGGVRLISKQPIRLGTKLKVTIDFPEVGPLDILCEVVRVEQPKSDLPIFWVGTKFLDLAESTRNKIIKFIFKKQLEERQKGL, encoded by the coding sequence GTGAGTCAATCTGAACCAATAAACCTTGAACATATATTAAAAGTTAATCAACGATTAGAAATTATGCTAGCCTCTACACCTGGAGCAAAATTTACTAGCCGAATAGAGGAAGTTAATTCACAAAATCTAGTAATTGCTATGCCGATGTCTAAGGGGCAGCCAATCTTACTTCATAGTGGTAGTAAGTTTTTCATTCGGCTAGTTCTTCATAATGCTGCATATCAGCTTACTTGTGTCTTTATTGATAAACGGATACAGCCCATTCCGATCTGGATTGTATCATTGCCTCATGATATTAAAAGAATCCAACAGCGTGCTTTTGTACGCATTGATACAGCGTTACCAGTTCAATGGCAGGTTATCACGACGTTGGAGGACGTGCCAATCATTAAATCTGTTACAAAAGATATTAGTGGTGGTGGGGTTCGACTAATCAGTAAGCAGCCTATTCGTTTGGGAACCAAATTGAAGGTAACGATCGATTTTCCTGAGGTTGGTCCATTGGACATTCTTTGTGAAGTCGTTCGGGTCGAACAGCCCAAATCGGACTTGCCAATATTCTGGGTTGGTACGAAGTTCTTAGATTTAGCCGAGAGTACACGAAATAAAATCATTAAATTTATTTTCAAAAAACAGTTGGAAGAGCGCCAAAAAGGGCTATAG
- the flhF gene encoding flagellar biosynthesis protein FlhF produces MKVKVFTAQTMQEAMGQVKSELGRDAVILHTRRFKKGGLLGFGAKEMVEVMAAIDSVPVAASVEKKTLYPSHSFDSKYQSDYSNKTSELQTEIASMRTMLEQVLYKIPKGDNNNDLLIDLLIKNDVELKIAEDLLKNIPNQVRVSLNQPEVIRELLFERIVNCFQRVEGIDIPIVGSKAVAFIGPTGVGKTTTIAKLAAHFSINKGYKVAMITADTYRISAVEQLKTYSDIIGVPIEIVYSPDELKTALQRHQDKQLVLIDTAGRSPRNHYQLAELQAFLETAPHIETHLVLSATTKYKDALDIVRKFSVCSPHRFLFTKVDEASNIGTIINLIYQFPTSISYITNGQNVPDDIELANPQKLANLILRD; encoded by the coding sequence ATGAAAGTTAAGGTATTTACAGCGCAAACTATGCAGGAGGCCATGGGGCAAGTTAAAAGTGAACTTGGCAGGGATGCCGTAATCCTGCATACTCGTCGTTTTAAAAAAGGTGGACTTTTGGGCTTCGGTGCTAAAGAGATGGTTGAAGTTATGGCTGCTATAGACTCAGTTCCTGTTGCGGCTAGTGTAGAAAAGAAAACCCTTTATCCGAGCCATTCCTTTGATAGCAAATATCAAAGTGATTACAGTAATAAGACAAGTGAACTTCAGACTGAAATTGCAAGTATGCGAACCATGCTAGAGCAAGTATTATATAAAATCCCCAAAGGAGATAACAATAATGACTTGCTCATTGATTTATTAATTAAAAATGACGTTGAGTTAAAAATCGCTGAAGATTTGCTTAAGAATATCCCAAATCAGGTGCGTGTTTCTTTAAACCAACCTGAGGTAATTAGAGAACTTTTATTTGAGCGAATTGTCAACTGCTTTCAACGTGTGGAAGGCATTGATATACCAATTGTAGGCAGTAAAGCAGTGGCTTTTATTGGGCCGACTGGTGTTGGTAAGACAACAACAATTGCTAAGCTTGCTGCTCATTTTTCGATCAACAAAGGTTATAAAGTGGCTATGATTACTGCGGATACTTATCGGATTTCCGCAGTAGAACAATTAAAAACATACTCGGATATCATTGGTGTCCCAATTGAAATTGTGTATAGTCCAGATGAATTAAAAACTGCTCTGCAAAGGCATCAAGATAAACAATTAGTGCTAATTGATACTGCAGGAAGAAGTCCGCGAAATCATTATCAGCTAGCCGAATTGCAAGCTTTTTTAGAAACTGCTCCACATATTGAAACCCATTTAGTATTAAGTGCAACAACTAAATATAAAGATGCATTGGATATTGTGAGGAAATTCTCTGTTTGTTCGCCCCATAGATTTTTATTTACCAAGGTCGATGAGGCTAGCAATATAGGAACAATAATTAATCTGATTTATCAATTTCCAACAAGCATTTCTTATATAACAAACGGTCAGAACGTACCCGACGACATTGAATTAGCAAATCCTCAAAAACTCGCAAATTTGATCTTGAGGGATTAA
- the cheB_1 gene encoding chemotaxis response regulator protein-glutamate methylesterase codes for MIRILIVDDSAFMRKMLSDLFAGESDFTVLDTARNGQDAIDKVKRLKPDLITMDVEMPIMDGIQALETIMREFPTPVVMVSSLTQAGAEATIRALALGAVDFVAKVSGPISNISGISAELIIKCRAAVRANVTRLALPTAKNVVSAPLPAKQLVLQNDKIVAIGTSTGGPRALQEIITKLPGNLPCGVLIVQHMPPGFTKSLADRLNSISSLTVKEAENNDIIQPGVVFIAPGDYHMTIETSSNKKVIKLNQSPPLGGHRPAVDPMFESVAKVYGEKVVGVILTGMGHDGSKGMQVIKQQRGYNIAEDQSTAVVFGMPKSAIEMGVIDKVAPINAIAAEIIKSVTK; via the coding sequence ATGATACGAATATTGATTGTTGATGATTCGGCATTTATGAGAAAAATGCTTTCAGACCTATTTGCAGGCGAAAGTGATTTTACAGTCCTAGACACTGCTCGTAATGGACAAGATGCTATCGATAAGGTAAAGCGGCTAAAACCTGATTTAATTACAATGGATGTTGAAATGCCTATTATGGATGGGATTCAAGCATTAGAAACAATCATGCGAGAATTTCCAACTCCAGTAGTCATGGTTAGCAGTTTGACGCAAGCTGGAGCGGAAGCTACTATTCGGGCTTTGGCATTAGGAGCGGTAGATTTTGTAGCTAAGGTCTCAGGCCCAATTTCCAATATTTCTGGAATAAGTGCAGAATTGATCATTAAATGCCGAGCTGCAGTTCGGGCGAATGTCACCAGGTTGGCATTGCCAACTGCTAAAAATGTTGTCTCAGCACCTCTACCTGCAAAACAGTTAGTTTTGCAAAATGATAAAATTGTGGCAATTGGAACTTCAACTGGAGGCCCAAGAGCTCTGCAAGAGATTATTACGAAGTTACCAGGTAATTTACCTTGCGGTGTACTCATTGTCCAGCATATGCCGCCAGGTTTTACAAAATCCTTAGCAGATAGGTTGAATTCGATATCTTCTTTAACTGTAAAAGAAGCTGAGAATAATGATATCATTCAGCCCGGAGTAGTTTTTATTGCTCCAGGTGATTATCATATGACAATTGAAACTAGTTCAAATAAAAAAGTTATTAAATTGAATCAAAGTCCGCCTTTGGGGGGGCATCGACCTGCAGTTGATCCGATGTTTGAGTCTGTAGCGAAAGTTTATGGAGAGAAAGTAGTTGGCGTAATTCTTACCGGAATGGGGCACGACGGTTCTAAGGGGATGCAAGTGATTAAGCAGCAACGTGGCTATAACATTGCCGAGGATCAATCAACTGCCGTTGTATTTGGAATGCCAAAGTCTGCAATTGAAATGGGTGTAATTGATAAAGTTGCTCCTATTAATGCAATAGCAGCTGAAATAATAAAATCAGTTACCAAATAA
- the fliY gene encoding flagellar motor switch phosphatase FliY: protein MSDGFLSQEEIDALLRGEPATNTPSAPNISDMEKDALGEIGNISMGSAATTLSVLLGRRVSITTPRVSVATLKEIQNKYPLPYLVIEVGYTQGIVGTNLLAMREQDALIIADLMMGGDGTNPPTQLNELYMSAVGEAMNQMMGSVATSMSTVFRKKIDISPPNVNLVDFATDNSITNAVPADEHIVKVAFRMEVEDLIDSEIMQILPINISKDMVENLMTAVQEPVASAKPASKVSAPPQQNKEQPSAAYAQQAAATVTPMQKKPVQNVAVQPVQFAPLAPTMIPVSDTNINLIMDVPLQVTVELGRTKKLIREILELAPGSVVELDKLAGESVDILVNGKLIAKGEVVVIDENFGVRITDIVSPLERATSLQ, encoded by the coding sequence ATGAGTGATGGCTTTCTATCTCAAGAAGAAATAGATGCTCTATTGCGTGGAGAACCGGCTACAAATACTCCTTCTGCACCTAATATTTCCGATATGGAAAAGGATGCATTGGGTGAGATCGGAAATATCTCGATGGGGAGCGCTGCGACGACTTTATCTGTTTTATTAGGCAGAAGAGTTTCGATTACTACGCCGCGTGTATCGGTTGCAACACTAAAAGAAATACAAAATAAATATCCACTGCCCTATTTGGTCATTGAAGTTGGGTATACGCAGGGAATAGTGGGGACTAACTTGCTTGCAATGCGTGAGCAGGATGCTCTCATTATTGCTGACCTTATGATGGGCGGTGATGGGACAAATCCACCGACACAACTCAATGAATTATACATGAGTGCTGTTGGTGAAGCGATGAATCAGATGATGGGATCTGTTGCTACTTCGATGTCAACGGTCTTTCGGAAAAAAATCGATATTTCACCTCCTAATGTTAATCTTGTTGATTTTGCTACCGACAATTCAATTACTAACGCAGTGCCAGCTGATGAACACATTGTCAAAGTTGCGTTTCGGATGGAAGTTGAAGACTTAATTGACAGTGAAATTATGCAAATTTTACCTATAAACATTTCTAAAGATATGGTAGAAAATTTGATGACGGCTGTTCAAGAACCTGTGGCGTCAGCTAAACCAGCATCAAAAGTTAGTGCTCCACCACAACAAAATAAAGAACAGCCTAGTGCTGCTTATGCACAGCAGGCAGCTGCAACAGTTACGCCAATGCAAAAAAAACCAGTGCAAAATGTAGCTGTACAGCCAGTTCAATTTGCTCCTTTGGCACCTACAATGATACCGGTTTCTGATACAAATATTAATTTAATTATGGATGTTCCATTGCAGGTTACGGTGGAATTGGGAAGAACTAAAAAACTTATTCGCGAAATATTGGAACTTGCTCCTGGTTCGGTGGTGGAACTAGATAAGCTTGCTGGTGAGTCTGTTGATATTTTGGTTAATGGGAAACTGATTGCTAAAGGGGAAGTTGTTGTTATTGATGAAAACTTTGGTGTTAGGATTACTGATATAGTTAGCCCTTTAGAACGCGCTACTAGTTTACAGTAA
- the flhB gene encoding flagellar biosynthetic protein FlhB, protein MACIMIFTESWPILNKLTLVKSCKMRTFDLQLFNGEKTEDATPKRKEEARKKGQVAKSVEINSAFVILAAFLSLKVIGVYIYDELASYMRFIYVSFSNTDFTINFVQKIFFDFGIVFLKTSLPIMFAILITSILINFFQVGFNFSFEPLMPQLDRLNPLSGFKRIFSKRSLVELLKSIFKIMIVGYFIYNFIIAETEQLPKLIGAELFDSLKMTAALILDLVFQISGVMLVLAALDFFYQHWEHNQSLKMSKQELKEEYKQTEGNPQIKGKIKERQRAMAMRRMMQEVPKADVVVTNPTHFAVALKYDNTMAAPMIVAKGQDIMAMRIKDIAKEHRVTIVENKPLARALYGSTEVGDIVPQELYKSVAEVLAYVYRLKKKLS, encoded by the coding sequence ATGGCATGTATCATGATATTTACCGAATCTTGGCCAATCTTAAATAAGCTTACATTAGTTAAAAGCTGTAAAATGAGAACTTTCGATTTGCAGCTATTTAATGGTGAGAAAACTGAAGATGCTACCCCAAAAAGGAAAGAGGAAGCGCGGAAAAAAGGACAAGTAGCAAAAAGTGTAGAAATAAATTCTGCTTTTGTTATATTAGCTGCTTTTTTGTCGCTGAAAGTTATTGGGGTGTATATTTACGATGAGCTTGCTAGCTATATGCGATTTATTTATGTTAGCTTTTCTAATACTGATTTTACTATTAATTTTGTACAAAAAATATTTTTTGATTTTGGCATTGTTTTTCTGAAAACATCGTTACCCATTATGTTTGCTATTTTAATTACATCGATTTTAATCAATTTTTTTCAAGTTGGCTTTAATTTTTCCTTTGAGCCCTTAATGCCACAGCTGGACCGGCTCAATCCTTTATCTGGATTTAAGAGAATATTTTCAAAAAGATCTCTTGTTGAGCTTCTTAAGTCGATTTTTAAGATCATGATCGTTGGTTATTTTATTTATAATTTTATTATTGCAGAAACTGAACAATTGCCTAAATTGATAGGAGCAGAGCTGTTTGATTCTCTGAAAATGACAGCTGCTTTGATCTTAGATTTGGTTTTTCAAATTAGTGGTGTAATGCTGGTATTGGCGGCATTAGATTTTTTTTACCAACATTGGGAACATAATCAGAGCCTTAAAATGAGTAAGCAAGAACTGAAGGAAGAATACAAACAAACTGAAGGAAATCCGCAAATTAAAGGTAAAATTAAAGAACGCCAGCGGGCAATGGCTATGCGACGGATGATGCAAGAAGTGCCCAAGGCTGATGTTGTTGTTACGAATCCTACCCATTTTGCGGTAGCGCTTAAGTATGATAACACCATGGCCGCTCCAATGATTGTCGCTAAAGGTCAGGATATTATGGCGATGCGGATTAAAGATATAGCGAAAGAGCACCGTGTGACCATTGTGGAGAATAAGCCGTTAGCGCGAGCTCTATATGGAAGTACTGAGGTTGGTGACATCGTTCCTCAAGAACTCTATAAATCAGTTGCTGAAGTACTAGCTTATGTTTATAGGCTGAAAAAGAAACTTTCTTGA
- the flhA gene encoding flagellar biosynthesis protein FlhA, which produces MATQATPFGALKKYSDILVALAIITIVVMMIIPLPAFLLDLLLSLNITFALIIVMVAIYNIEPLQFSIFPSLLLITTLFRLALNVSSTRLILLDGYAGEVIMAFGNFVVGGNAVVGFIVFVILIIIQFIVITKGAERVAEVAARFTLDAMPGKQMSIDADLNSGAITDNEARQRRKNIQREADFYGAMDGASKFVKGDAIAAIIIIIINIVGGFFIGMVQRNLDVMHALQSYTLLTVGEGLVNQIPALLISTATGIVVTRAASDSNLGQDIASQIFTNPRVFFIASGVLALLALVPGLPGIPFFTLSAISAAIGYNLFKTAQNAVQSEMSQMEEQEKEEVRKPENIVALLQVDPMELEIGYSLIPLVDAGQGGDLLDRIVMIRRQCALEMGLIVPTIRIRDNIQLKPNSYMIKLKGIEIAKGELLLDHYLAMNSGTILDEINGIETVEPAFGLPALWVQDASREQAELAGYTVVDPVSVLATHLTEVIKAHADEILGRQETQNLIESVKQNNPTVVEELTPNLMSIGDIQKVLAGLLRERISIRDMVTILETLADFAQLTKDTEILCEYVRHALARQISRQYIQNNILTCITVDPQLESSISASVQRTEHGSYVALEPNLMQSMINSLNSELPKLTNVGYQPIVLTSPAVRLYFRKLTERVAPGLIVLSYAELESKVEVQALGMVKA; this is translated from the coding sequence TTGGCTACACAAGCAACGCCATTTGGCGCATTAAAAAAATACAGTGATATTCTTGTAGCTCTAGCAATAATTACAATCGTTGTTATGATGATTATTCCGCTTCCAGCATTTTTGCTTGATTTGCTATTATCATTAAATATTACATTTGCATTAATTATTGTAATGGTCGCGATTTATAATATAGAACCGTTACAGTTTTCGATATTTCCGTCTTTATTGCTTATTACGACATTATTCCGTCTAGCTCTTAATGTTTCTTCGACAAGATTAATCCTGTTAGATGGTTATGCAGGAGAAGTCATTATGGCATTTGGCAATTTTGTTGTTGGTGGTAATGCGGTAGTTGGTTTTATTGTGTTTGTTATCTTGATTATCATTCAGTTTATCGTTATTACCAAGGGTGCCGAGCGCGTAGCCGAAGTAGCGGCTCGCTTTACCCTTGATGCGATGCCAGGAAAACAAATGAGCATTGATGCTGATTTGAATTCTGGTGCAATTACCGATAATGAGGCAAGGCAGCGCCGCAAGAATATCCAACGGGAAGCGGATTTCTATGGAGCTATGGACGGTGCCAGTAAGTTCGTAAAAGGTGATGCTATTGCGGCAATTATTATTATTATTATTAATATTGTCGGTGGTTTTTTTATCGGAATGGTACAACGCAATCTAGATGTTATGCATGCTTTGCAAAGTTACACATTGCTAACCGTAGGTGAGGGGTTAGTCAATCAGATTCCTGCATTATTAATTTCTACAGCGACTGGTATTGTGGTGACGAGAGCTGCTTCTGATTCTAATCTTGGGCAAGATATTGCAAGTCAAATATTTACTAATCCAAGAGTCTTTTTTATAGCGTCAGGTGTGTTAGCGTTACTGGCCTTAGTTCCTGGATTACCTGGTATTCCATTTTTTACATTAAGTGCTATTTCAGCGGCAATTGGCTATAACTTATTTAAGACAGCGCAAAATGCAGTTCAATCAGAAATGTCTCAAATGGAAGAACAAGAAAAAGAAGAAGTTCGAAAACCAGAAAATATTGTCGCTTTGTTGCAAGTGGATCCAATGGAACTGGAAATAGGATATAGTTTGATTCCTTTAGTAGACGCCGGACAAGGTGGGGATTTACTTGATCGAATTGTTATGATTCGTCGTCAATGTGCCCTTGAAATGGGACTTATTGTACCAACCATTCGAATTCGCGACAATATTCAATTGAAACCTAATTCATATATGATAAAACTAAAAGGAATAGAAATAGCGAAAGGCGAATTACTACTTGATCACTATTTAGCGATGAATTCAGGCACAATCCTTGATGAAATAAACGGGATTGAAACTGTCGAACCAGCTTTTGGTTTACCCGCTTTATGGGTCCAAGATGCATCACGCGAGCAAGCGGAACTGGCAGGTTACACTGTAGTCGATCCGGTTTCAGTTTTAGCAACGCATTTAACCGAAGTCATAAAGGCGCATGCTGACGAAATTCTGGGACGACAAGAAACTCAAAATCTTATCGAAAGTGTTAAGCAAAATAATCCTACGGTTGTTGAAGAACTTACACCTAATTTAATGTCTATTGGTGATATTCAAAAGGTACTTGCTGGCTTATTGCGAGAACGCATTTCAATTAGAGATATGGTAACCATACTCGAAACGCTAGCAGACTTTGCGCAGCTAACAAAAGACACTGAAATATTGTGTGAATATGTGAGGCACGCTTTGGCACGCCAGATATCGCGTCAATACATACAAAATAATATTTTAACTTGTATCACAGTTGATCCGCAACTGGAAAGCTCAATATCCGCATCTGTCCAACGTACCGAACATGGTTCTTATGTCGCTCTCGAACCTAATTTAATGCAAAGTATGATTAATAGTTTGAACAGTGAATTACCCAAATTAACAAATGTCGGATATCAGCCCATCGTGCTTACTAGTCCGGCAGTACGATTATATTTCCGTAAACTTACTGAACGAGTTGCACCAGGTTTAATTGTGCTATCTTATGCCGAATTAGAGTCTAAGGTTGAGGTGCAGGCGTTAGGAATGGTGAAAGCATAA
- a CDS encoding site-determining protein — protein MHDQAEKLRKLVQNAKAPNPLGLTHGSAKARVIAVTSGKGGVGKTNFTVNLAISLANAGQKVLIIDADLGTANVDVILGCSAPHNIMSLLEDELSIYEVIADGPRGIKYLSGGSGIHYLANLTNSQLYTIINQISLFDSWADIILIDTGAGLSRNVLNFVVAADEVIIITTPEPTAITDAYAMMKAYTNYQGSASLKLVVNRVIEDDEGELVTEKLTKAALRFLDLSISGLGVIYEDRNLIKAVKTQTPVLLSFPESVSSRCIEQIAQCLLYGRSEAYSRGIKSFFTKVFEFWKQ, from the coding sequence ATGCATGATCAGGCAGAAAAATTAAGGAAATTAGTGCAAAATGCGAAAGCCCCTAATCCTTTAGGCCTTACTCATGGCTCGGCAAAAGCACGTGTGATCGCTGTAACAAGTGGTAAAGGCGGTGTTGGCAAGACTAACTTTACTGTTAATTTAGCGATTTCTTTAGCAAATGCAGGCCAAAAGGTATTGATTATTGATGCGGATTTAGGAACGGCAAATGTCGATGTTATCTTGGGGTGCAGTGCTCCTCATAATATAATGAGTTTACTTGAAGATGAGTTGTCAATTTACGAAGTTATTGCTGATGGACCACGAGGAATTAAATATTTATCGGGTGGTTCTGGGATCCATTACTTAGCAAACCTTACGAATTCCCAGCTTTATACGATTATAAATCAAATTTCGTTGTTTGACAGTTGGGCTGATATTATTCTAATTGACACTGGCGCAGGACTAAGCCGAAATGTACTTAACTTTGTTGTTGCAGCTGATGAAGTTATTATTATTACTACTCCTGAGCCTACAGCAATCACTGATGCCTATGCAATGATGAAGGCCTATACAAATTATCAAGGCTCTGCTTCATTAAAGTTGGTTGTTAATAGAGTTATTGAAGACGATGAGGGCGAACTGGTCACAGAGAAGCTAACAAAAGCTGCGCTACGCTTCCTGGATTTATCGATTAGTGGGTTAGGGGTTATTTATGAGGATCGTAATCTTATTAAAGCTGTTAAAACTCAAACTCCAGTATTGCTATCGTTTCCTGAATCAGTCTCATCACGGTGCATCGAACAAATTGCGCAATGTTTGTTATATGGTCGGAGTGAAGCGTATTCGCGAGGAATTAAGAGCTTTTTTACAAAGGTTTTTGAATTCTGGAAACAATAG